The Thomasclavelia ramosa DSM 1402 genome includes a region encoding these proteins:
- a CDS encoding GNAT family N-acetyltransferase, protein MIVVRVMTIKDYDDVYELWMNTKGMGMRNLDDSRSGIAKFLERNPTTNFIASDGNKIVGVILAGNDGRRAYIYHTTVRSDYRGQGIATQLVKECLSAVKAEGINKTALVVFADNQLGNDFWQSQGFKEREDLTYRDFSLNEENI, encoded by the coding sequence ATGATAGTGGTACGAGTAATGACAATTAAAGATTACGACGATGTGTATGAGCTTTGGATGAATACCAAAGGAATGGGAATGAGAAATCTTGATGATAGTCGTAGTGGAATTGCTAAATTTCTTGAACGCAATCCGACAACAAACTTTATTGCGAGTGATGGTAATAAAATTGTTGGGGTGATCCTTGCTGGTAATGATGGGCGCCGTGCTTATATTTATCATACAACTGTGCGAAGTGATTATCGTGGTCAGGGAATTGCGACGCAGCTAGTAAAAGAATGTTTGTCAGCGGTTAAAGCTGAGGGAATTAATAAGACTGCTTTAGTTGTTTTTGCGGACAATCAGCTAGGTAATGATTTTTGGCAGAGTCAAGGATTTAAGGAGCGTGAGGACTTAACTTATCGTGATTTTAGTTTAAATGAGGAGAATATTTGA
- a CDS encoding homocysteine S-methyltransferase family protein: MLQERLKNDILVFDGAMGTQLQDAGLKAGDIPECLNITDPKLIQTIHLNYLNAGADFITTNTFGANPLKMAEAPYSYEEIINAAIDNATIARKTADRQNDSYIVLDIGPIGQLLEPMGTLTFDEAYEIIKKQVIIAKDKVDAVLLETMTDIYEVKAGILAVKENSDLPVFVTMTYENNLRTLSGCDPLTMVNVLEGLNVDVLGVNCSLGPIELTPIIDQILAAATIPVLLQPNAGLPCLVEGKTCYNMDKETFVQESLKHVKNGVAIIGGCCGTTPDFIASLKNNLPVRKKITPKRATRVSSGTKTVEFGHHVVVCGERLNPTGKKKLKLALKEERYDELVVEAIKQDQAGAHVLDVNVGLPGINEVATMKHVIKLLQEVISLPLQIDSSVPGAIEQACRYYNGKPLINSVNGKDETMDAIFPIVKKYGGVVIGLTLDENGIPPLAKDRYKIAKKIINKAASYGITKENIIIDCLVLTVSAQQKEVMETVKAVAMVKELGVHTVLGVSNVSFGLPNRPLLNKTFLAMAMSAGLDLPIINPMDQELMATIDAFNVLYNYDHDAAVYIERRANQETITKKDTSTFTLNDIVLHGLKDEVTNATKELLKTTPGLEIINNILIPALDTVGKQYEKNIIFLPQLIQSAETSKIAFGIIKDTFKDTAATKGPIIMATVHGDIHDIGKNIVKVVLESYGYKVIDLGKDVPPETVVEAFHKHHPKAIGLSALMTTTVVSMAKTIELLKQIDNICPIFVGGAVLTADYAKEINADYYSKDAMEAVELLNKIIK; this comes from the coding sequence ATGTTACAAGAAAGATTAAAAAATGATATTTTGGTTTTTGATGGTGCGATGGGGACGCAACTTCAAGATGCTGGACTTAAAGCTGGTGATATTCCAGAATGTTTAAATATTACTGACCCCAAACTAATTCAAACAATTCACTTAAATTATTTAAATGCTGGTGCTGATTTTATTACGACTAATACTTTTGGGGCAAATCCTCTAAAAATGGCAGAGGCTCCATATTCTTATGAAGAAATAATCAATGCTGCAATTGATAATGCGACTATTGCTCGTAAGACAGCTGACCGTCAAAACGATAGTTATATTGTTTTAGATATTGGTCCCATTGGTCAGCTTCTTGAACCAATGGGTACTCTAACTTTTGATGAGGCATATGAAATTATTAAAAAACAAGTTATTATCGCTAAAGATAAAGTTGATGCTGTATTATTAGAAACAATGACTGATATTTATGAAGTAAAAGCTGGAATTTTAGCTGTTAAAGAAAATAGTGATCTTCCTGTATTTGTTACCATGACATATGAAAATAATCTGCGAACACTTTCCGGCTGTGATCCTTTAACTATGGTCAATGTCTTAGAAGGGTTAAATGTTGATGTTTTAGGCGTAAATTGTTCATTAGGACCAATTGAATTAACCCCCATCATTGACCAAATCTTAGCCGCAGCTACAATCCCTGTACTGCTCCAGCCAAATGCTGGCCTTCCTTGCCTTGTTGAAGGTAAAACCTGTTACAATATGGATAAAGAAACGTTTGTTCAAGAAAGCTTAAAACACGTAAAAAATGGGGTAGCAATTATCGGTGGATGTTGTGGTACAACACCCGACTTTATCGCTTCACTAAAAAATAATTTACCTGTTCGTAAGAAAATTACCCCAAAACGAGCCACTCGGGTTTCTAGCGGAACGAAAACTGTTGAATTTGGGCATCATGTTGTAGTTTGTGGGGAACGACTAAACCCTACCGGTAAAAAGAAATTAAAATTAGCATTAAAAGAAGAACGATATGATGAATTAGTTGTAGAAGCAATCAAACAAGATCAAGCTGGAGCCCATGTTCTTGACGTTAATGTTGGTCTTCCCGGTATTAATGAAGTTGCGACTATGAAACATGTGATCAAGTTACTTCAAGAGGTAATTTCTTTACCACTACAAATTGATAGTTCTGTTCCTGGAGCAATTGAACAAGCTTGCCGTTATTATAATGGTAAACCCTTGATTAATTCTGTAAATGGTAAAGATGAAACGATGGATGCAATTTTCCCAATCGTAAAAAAATACGGCGGGGTTGTCATTGGATTGACGTTAGATGAAAATGGTATTCCTCCTCTTGCTAAAGACCGCTATAAGATTGCTAAAAAAATAATAAATAAGGCAGCTTCTTATGGTATTACCAAAGAAAATATTATTATTGATTGTTTAGTTTTAACTGTTTCTGCTCAGCAAAAAGAAGTTATGGAAACGGTCAAAGCAGTTGCAATGGTCAAAGAATTAGGTGTTCATACTGTTTTAGGAGTAAGTAATGTCTCTTTTGGACTGCCAAATCGTCCTTTATTAAACAAAACTTTCTTAGCTATGGCTATGTCAGCTGGTCTAGATCTCCCAATCATTAATCCAATGGATCAAGAATTAATGGCTACAATCGATGCTTTTAACGTATTATACAACTATGATCATGATGCTGCAGTATATATTGAACGTCGTGCCAATCAAGAAACCATAACAAAAAAGGACACTTCAACATTTACTTTAAATGATATTGTTCTTCATGGTTTAAAAGATGAAGTTACTAATGCTACAAAAGAATTATTGAAAACAACACCTGGTTTAGAAATAATTAATAATATTCTCATTCCTGCTTTAGATACCGTTGGTAAACAGTATGAAAAAAATATAATCTTTTTACCTCAATTGATTCAATCTGCTGAAACATCAAAAATTGCTTTCGGGATAATTAAAGATACTTTTAAAGATACTGCTGCTACAAAAGGACCAATCATTATGGCAACAGTTCATGGAGATATTCATGATATTGGAAAAAATATTGTTAAAGTAGTATTGGAGAGCTATGGCTATAAGGTAATCGATTTAGGTAAAGATGTTCCACCAGAAACTGTTGTTGAAGCTTTCCATAAGCATCATCCTAAGGCAATCGGTTTAAGTGCATTAATGACTACCACCGTAGTTTCAATGGCAAAAACTATCGAACTATTAAAACAAATCGATAATATATGCCCTATTTTTGTAGGTGGTGCTGTTCTTACTGCTGATTATGCTAAAGAAATTAATGCTGATTATTATTCTAAAGATGCTATGGAAGCAGTAGAACTACTTAATAAGATAATAAAATAA
- the lspA gene encoding signal peptidase II: MNLTKKNKILYLVTLILVVGGDLFTKHLVSSSMLLGQSHEIINNFFYFTYAHNTGVAWGMFAGKLGLFIVVAIIAAVVMIVFFRKTKSEEVLTRFGLVLTFGGMIGNLVDRIFLGYVRDFIDVIIFNYNFPIFNIADMAVVIGVALIIVEIVFEEYIHGKN, from the coding sequence ATGAATTTAACAAAAAAAAATAAAATATTATATTTAGTTACATTGATATTAGTAGTTGGTGGTGACTTGTTTACAAAACATTTAGTATCATCATCAATGTTATTAGGACAGTCTCATGAAATCATAAATAATTTCTTTTATTTTACCTATGCTCATAACACTGGAGTTGCCTGGGGGATGTTTGCTGGTAAATTAGGGTTATTTATTGTTGTTGCTATTATTGCAGCAGTTGTGATGATCGTATTTTTTAGAAAGACAAAAAGTGAGGAAGTGTTGACACGTTTTGGTCTAGTGTTGACTTTTGGAGGAATGATTGGAAACTTAGTTGATCGAATCTTTTTAGGATATGTCCGAGATTTTATCGATGTAATTATTTTCAATTATAATTTCCCAATTTTTAATATTGCAGATATGGCAGTTGTGATTGGAGTAGCATTGATAATTGTTGAGATTGTTTTTGAGGAGTACATTCATGGAAAAAATTAA
- a CDS encoding aldo/keto reductase, protein MKQIEMQDLTIPPIAIGTWAWGKGPFGSKFIFGVSHGIEELKPIYHYAVKNGLTLFDTAPVYSLGSSEKIIGDLSNGEDILISTKFMPTSWLPRKSMSWTLNSSLSRLKREDTDIYWIHRPANVTKWAKEIIPLMKANKIRYCGISNHNLKQIKEVELILKNAGLKLAAIQNHFSLLYRNSEENGIMKYCEEQGITFFAYMVLEQGALTGYYNYNHPFPKRTRRARAFSKQRLKQIEPLILEMKNIGLKYNVGVAEIAIAYALAKNTVPIIGVTKVKHIDSALAALKITMSEEDIHKLEYFSNNFQLKIKGFWEKKM, encoded by the coding sequence ATGAAACAGATAGAAATGCAAGATTTGACTATTCCTCCAATTGCTATTGGCACTTGGGCTTGGGGAAAAGGACCATTTGGGAGTAAATTTATTTTTGGTGTTAGTCATGGAATTGAAGAATTAAAGCCCATATATCATTATGCAGTAAAAAATGGGCTAACGCTTTTTGATACAGCGCCTGTTTATAGTTTAGGGTCATCTGAAAAAATAATTGGGGATCTATCTAACGGTGAAGATATTCTTATTTCAACTAAGTTTATGCCGACATCTTGGCTGCCGCGTAAATCAATGTCTTGGACACTTAATTCTAGTCTGAGTCGATTGAAAAGAGAAGATACTGATATTTATTGGATTCATCGACCTGCCAATGTAACTAAATGGGCTAAAGAAATTATTCCATTAATGAAGGCTAATAAAATTCGATATTGTGGAATCTCAAATCATAATTTGAAACAAATCAAAGAAGTAGAGCTAATTTTAAAGAATGCAGGTCTTAAATTAGCGGCAATTCAAAATCATTTTAGTTTATTATATCGTAACAGTGAAGAAAATGGGATTATGAAATATTGTGAAGAACAAGGAATTACTTTTTTTGCTTACATGGTTTTAGAACAAGGGGCATTAACTGGATATTACAATTATAATCATCCCTTTCCTAAACGGACAAGACGTGCCAGGGCTTTTAGTAAGCAACGTTTAAAACAGATTGAACCATTGATTCTAGAAATGAAAAATATTGGATTAAAATATAATGTCGGTGTTGCTGAAATTGCTATTGCTTATGCTCTGGCAAAAAATACTGTTCCAATTATTGGGGTAACGAAAGTTAAGCATATTGATAGTGCTTTGGCTGCTTTAAAAATAACTATGAGTGAAGAAGACATTCATAAACTAGAATATTTTAGTAATAATTTTCAATTAAAAATCAAAGGATTTTGGGAGAAGAAAATGTAA
- a CDS encoding DUF1836 domain-containing protein, giving the protein MNQLELSEIIDKVVNKSDLTTKDIPSLDLYMDQIMTLFDDHLQDNKRFVDDKLLTKTMINNYSKAGVIKPVKGKKYTKEQIIGMLLVYNLKNTITIQEIKQVLAPVYANDESLENIYDQFIEIKKFQSDQLKPLVLKTVENFNLDIDNDNQRLISIMALSSLSNQLTNIVQGIIDNYYIESE; this is encoded by the coding sequence ATGAATCAATTAGAATTATCAGAAATAATTGATAAAGTTGTAAATAAAAGCGATTTAACCACAAAAGATATTCCATCATTAGATCTATATATGGATCAGATTATGACTTTGTTTGATGACCATCTTCAAGACAATAAACGCTTTGTTGATGATAAATTACTTACCAAAACAATGATCAACAATTATTCTAAAGCCGGAGTAATTAAACCAGTAAAAGGAAAGAAATATACAAAAGAGCAAATCATTGGAATGCTTCTTGTTTATAACTTGAAAAACACGATTACTATTCAAGAGATAAAACAAGTTTTGGCTCCTGTTTATGCTAATGATGAATCGTTAGAAAATATTTATGATCAATTTATTGAAATAAAAAAGTTTCAAAGCGATCAATTAAAACCATTAGTATTGAAAACAGTTGAAAATTTTAATTTAGATATTGATAATGATAACCAAAGGTTGATTAGCATCATGGCTTTATCATCATTGTCTAATCAATTAACAAATATCGTTCAAGGGATCATTGATAACTATTATATTGAAAGTGAGTAA
- a CDS encoding UDP-N-acetylmuramoyl-L-alanyl-D-glutamate--2,6-diaminopimelate ligase: MEVALKTDSRAVKPGDTFIAIPNVARDGHDYIEQAIANGATKIIAEHGSYKVETIIVESTREYLKTYLYENYYPLIKDIKLIGLTGTNGKTTTCLMTYQILKMLKKNVAYMGTIGFYYGDVKKPMVNTTPDVDVLYNMLLEAKENGVEYFVMEVSSHALDKDRIHGLEFDEVAFTNLTQDHLDYHKTLENYANAKRILFTKTRNDKIAIINGDDEHYQHFVLESNNNIIIGQHDSDVKILEMSFSHLGTIFKFEYLNHEYQARLNMVGRYNIYNYLIALLLVNKLGVKIEDILALNDKLKAPAGRMELLKYGTNSIFVDYAHTPDAVINVLKSAEEFKNGRIITIIGCGGDRDATKRPIMGKAALEHSDYVIFTSDNPRSEDPQMILDDITNGLSGSNFEIEVDRQKAIIKGMQQLKHNDILMILGKGHEDYQITKTGKHHFSDQEEVMKYITKQGTL; this comes from the coding sequence GTGGAAGTAGCTTTAAAAACAGATTCACGAGCAGTTAAACCAGGTGATACATTTATTGCCATCCCAAACGTAGCGCGTGATGGACATGATTATATTGAACAAGCAATTGCCAACGGTGCGACAAAAATTATTGCAGAACATGGAAGTTACAAGGTTGAAACAATAATCGTAGAAAGCACTCGTGAATATTTAAAAACATATTTATATGAAAATTATTATCCATTGATTAAAGATATAAAATTAATTGGATTAACAGGAACTAACGGTAAAACGACAACCTGTTTAATGACCTATCAGATTTTAAAAATGTTGAAAAAGAATGTTGCTTATATGGGAACAATCGGATTTTATTATGGTGATGTGAAAAAGCCGATGGTAAATACTACTCCTGATGTCGATGTGCTTTATAATATGTTATTAGAAGCTAAGGAAAATGGTGTAGAGTATTTTGTCATGGAAGTAAGTTCTCATGCCCTTGATAAAGATCGGATTCATGGTTTAGAATTTGATGAGGTGGCTTTTACAAATTTAACTCAAGATCATCTGGACTATCATAAAACATTAGAAAATTATGCTAATGCTAAAAGGATTCTATTTACTAAGACTAGAAATGATAAGATTGCTATTATTAATGGTGATGATGAACATTACCAGCATTTTGTTTTAGAATCAAACAATAATATCATTATTGGTCAACATGATAGTGATGTTAAAATTTTAGAAATGAGCTTTTCACATTTAGGAACAATATTTAAATTTGAATATTTAAATCATGAATATCAAGCTAGATTAAATATGGTGGGGCGATATAATATTTATAATTATTTAATTGCTCTATTATTAGTAAACAAGTTAGGTGTAAAAATCGAAGATATACTTGCTTTAAACGATAAATTAAAGGCACCAGCAGGAAGAATGGAATTGCTTAAATATGGAACAAATAGTATTTTTGTTGATTATGCTCATACTCCCGATGCGGTGATCAATGTATTAAAAAGTGCTGAAGAGTTTAAAAATGGTCGTATTATTACCATTATTGGTTGTGGTGGTGATCGTGATGCAACTAAACGTCCAATTATGGGAAAAGCGGCGTTAGAACATAGTGATTATGTAATTTTTACAAGTGATAATCCGCGCAGTGAAGATCCTCAAATGATCTTAGATGATATTACTAATGGACTTTCTGGAAGTAATTTTGAAATAGAAGTTGATCGCCAAAAGGCAATTATTAAAGGGATGCAACAATTAAAGCATAATGATATTTTAATGATTCTTGGAAAAGGACATGAGGATTATCAGATTACTAAAACAGGGAAACATCATTTTAGTGATCAAGAAGAAGTGATGAAATATATAACTAAACAGGGGACGCTTTAA
- a CDS encoding cation-translocating P-type ATPase gives MYYNREIKELAQEFSTDLKSGLTEQQVTENLAKYGPNELEQTKKQSIIVRFFLQFKDALTIILIIAAVVSIIVEPTEWIDSAIIVFVVVVNAILGLVQENNAERALEALQKMASPKAKVIREGNIITINASQVVPGDLLVLEAGDCIASDGRLVECFNLKVDESALTGESVPVEKISSILDKEEIPLAERNNMVYASCNVTYGRGIAIVTTTGEENEVGKIATMIQQTKRENTPLQDQLDQIGRTIGVICIIICIVVFGMELLEGLSILEAFKTSIALAVAAIPEGLATVVTVVLALSVQRMVKKNAIVKSLPAVETLGSTSIVCSDKTGTLTQNKMTVVKTYLYNRKIELLETCSEETNQLLNYFTLCSDGSISTVAGKEVAVGDPTETALVKASLEKGFTKDGLAELYPRFNELAFDSERKMMTVFVKHEDKIISITKGGPDVIFARCNNLDIDEVSVVNETMSNEALRVLALGIRYWDEEPQEFTSEMIENNLTFIGMVGMIDPPREEAKQAVAEAKSAGVRTIMITGDHVITASAIARSLGILESGQKAIMGSELAKMSDQELAEHIEEYSVYARVAPEHKVRIVNAWKSKGKVVAMTGDGVNDSPALKAADIGCAMGITGTDVAKGAASMILTDDNFATIITSIREGRGIFDNIKKDVQFLLSSNIGEVLTIFGASLISLLTPHNFGVPLLPIHLLWVNLITDSLPAFALGMEPTEPTVMHRKPRQKDEGFFSHGLGFTIAWQGLMIGTLTLIAYAIGNNQDHTVGMTMAFITLCGCQLVHSFNVKSSASILNRTLFNNPYLWGALAAGLLLQVIILAIPELSAIFKLQPLNIVQWGICVGLCLSTTVICELVKFFDRRKNNPS, from the coding sequence ATGTATTACAATCGTGAGATTAAAGAGTTAGCCCAGGAATTTTCAACTGATTTAAAAAGTGGCTTAACTGAACAGCAAGTCACAGAGAATTTGGCAAAATATGGTCCAAATGAATTAGAACAGACTAAAAAACAATCTATTATAGTTCGATTCTTTTTGCAGTTCAAAGATGCGTTAACGATTATTTTAATTATTGCTGCAGTTGTCAGCATTATTGTTGAACCAACTGAATGGATCGATAGTGCAATCATTGTTTTTGTGGTAGTAGTTAATGCGATTTTAGGCTTAGTTCAGGAAAATAATGCAGAAAGAGCACTAGAGGCTTTGCAAAAAATGGCGAGTCCTAAAGCTAAGGTTATTCGTGAGGGTAATATTATTACGATCAATGCCAGTCAAGTCGTACCAGGGGATCTGTTAGTGCTTGAAGCGGGTGACTGTATTGCAAGTGATGGGCGATTAGTGGAATGTTTTAACCTTAAAGTTGATGAGAGTGCACTAACTGGTGAAAGTGTTCCTGTCGAAAAAATCAGCTCGATTCTTGATAAAGAAGAGATCCCGTTAGCAGAACGAAATAATATGGTTTATGCTTCTTGTAATGTTACATATGGACGGGGAATCGCAATTGTTACCACGACTGGTGAAGAAAATGAAGTTGGAAAGATTGCAACGATGATTCAGCAGACTAAGCGTGAAAATACACCGCTTCAAGATCAATTGGATCAAATTGGAAGAACAATAGGAGTTATTTGTATTATTATTTGTATCGTTGTTTTTGGAATGGAACTGTTGGAAGGTCTCTCAATTCTTGAGGCTTTTAAAACATCAATTGCATTGGCAGTTGCAGCAATTCCTGAAGGGTTGGCAACTGTTGTTACTGTAGTTCTTGCCTTGAGTGTTCAGCGAATGGTTAAAAAGAATGCAATTGTTAAAAGTTTACCAGCAGTTGAAACATTAGGTAGTACCTCAATAGTATGCTCAGATAAGACGGGGACTTTGACTCAAAATAAAATGACAGTTGTAAAAACATATCTTTATAATCGCAAAATTGAATTATTAGAAACTTGTAGTGAAGAGACTAATCAATTATTGAATTATTTTACTTTGTGTAGTGATGGTAGTATTTCTACTGTTGCAGGAAAGGAAGTTGCAGTTGGTGATCCTACGGAAACTGCTCTTGTTAAAGCTAGTTTAGAAAAAGGATTTACCAAAGATGGTTTAGCCGAATTATATCCTCGATTTAATGAGCTGGCCTTTGATTCTGAGCGTAAAATGATGACAGTTTTTGTTAAACATGAAGATAAGATTATTTCGATTACTAAAGGGGGACCTGATGTTATTTTTGCGCGATGCAATAATTTAGACATTGATGAGGTTAGCGTAGTTAATGAAACAATGTCAAATGAAGCACTGAGGGTTTTAGCTTTAGGAATTAGATATTGGGATGAAGAACCACAAGAATTCACCAGTGAAATGATTGAAAATAATTTAACTTTTATTGGGATGGTTGGAATGATTGATCCCCCACGTGAAGAAGCTAAACAGGCAGTGGCAGAAGCTAAATCAGCTGGGGTCAGAACGATTATGATTACCGGTGACCATGTTATTACCGCAAGTGCAATTGCTCGAAGTCTTGGAATTTTAGAATCTGGTCAAAAAGCAATCATGGGAAGTGAGTTGGCAAAAATGTCAGATCAAGAACTAGCTGAGCATATTGAAGAGTATTCTGTTTATGCACGAGTTGCACCAGAACATAAAGTACGAATTGTTAATGCTTGGAAATCCAAAGGTAAAGTAGTAGCTATGACCGGTGATGGAGTTAATGATTCACCAGCTTTGAAAGCAGCGGATATTGGTTGCGCGATGGGAATAACTGGAACTGATGTTGCAAAAGGTGCTGCAAGCATGATTTTGACAGATGATAATTTTGCGACAATTATTACATCAATTCGTGAAGGTCGCGGTATTTTTGATAATATCAAAAAAGATGTTCAATTCTTATTATCAAGTAATATAGGTGAAGTATTGACAATTTTTGGAGCTTCGTTGATCTCATTGTTAACACCACATAATTTTGGGGTGCCATTGTTACCGATCCATTTGTTATGGGTGAATCTAATTACTGATAGTTTACCAGCATTTGCATTAGGAATGGAACCGACTGAACCAACAGTAATGCATCGTAAACCACGCCAAAAAGATGAAGGATTTTTCTCGCATGGTTTAGGTTTTACTATTGCTTGGCAAGGATTAATGATCGGAACGCTAACGTTGATTGCTTATGCAATAGGCAATAACCAAGATCATACAGTTGGGATGACAATGGCTTTTATTACTTTATGTGGTTGTCAGTTAGTGCATTCTTTTAATGTTAAAAGTAGTGCTTCGATTTTAAATCGAACACTATTTAATAATCCTTATTTATGGGGAGCATTAGCAGCAGGGTTATTGTTACAAGTGATTATTTTAGCAATTCCTGAATTAAGTGCGATTTTTAAATTGCAACCATTAAACATTGTTCAATGGGGAATTTGTGTAGGACTTTGTTTATCAACTACTGTGATTTGTGAACTTGTAAAATTTTTTGATAGACGAAAAAATAATCCATCTTAA
- a CDS encoding VOC family protein — translation MVNCRIESMYLCVNDMDRAVSFYEQFFEQRVTKKDEIYSIFDINGFRLGLFAYKKMNEEHIFGSNCLPSIEFLNKEVLKAKISSYKLCFPLTPIGTNWVVEIIDSEGNHIELTAPIEIVKES, via the coding sequence ATGGTGAATTGTAGGATTGAATCAATGTATTTATGTGTCAATGATATGGATAGGGCAGTTAGTTTTTATGAACAGTTTTTTGAACAAAGAGTGACAAAAAAAGATGAAATATATAGTATTTTTGATATTAATGGTTTCCGTCTTGGTTTATTTGCTTATAAAAAAATGAATGAAGAACATATATTTGGCAGTAATTGTTTACCTAGTATTGAGTTTCTTAATAAAGAAGTTTTAAAAGCAAAAATCAGCTCTTATAAATTATGTTTTCCATTAACTCCAATAGGCACTAATTGGGTTGTAGAAATAATTGATTCTGAAGGTAATCATATTGAATTGACTGCGCCAATAGAAATAGTAAAAGAAAGCTAG
- the metF gene encoding methylenetetrahydrofolate reductase [NAD(P)H], whose translation MKIIDLLHRRPTLSFEIFPPKNHDGDISSIYQTIDELAKLKPDFISVTYGAGGSTTENTVEIASKIKNEYSIEAVAHLSCIDATPEQLIRVLDSLKANNIENVLALRGDYPRGYDPMKAPHYYKYASELNDFISKNYPDTFCLSGACYPEVHQEAASLEEDLIALKKKVDAGAEYLITQIFFDNNYYYRLVREARIRGINVPIIAGIMPATNSKSLLNIAKLSGCNIPYNLSASIERFKSNPQAMKEVGMNYATNQIIDLITNGVDGIHLYTMNKPETVHEILKRTSNILAEFKND comes from the coding sequence ATGAAAATTATTGATTTATTACACCGGCGACCAACTTTGTCGTTTGAAATCTTTCCCCCTAAAAATCACGATGGGGATATAAGCTCAATCTATCAAACAATTGATGAATTAGCAAAACTTAAACCTGACTTTATTTCAGTTACATATGGGGCTGGGGGGTCAACAACTGAAAACACGGTAGAAATTGCATCTAAAATCAAAAACGAATATAGTATTGAAGCAGTTGCACATTTAAGTTGTATTGATGCGACACCAGAACAGTTAATTCGCGTTCTAGATTCATTAAAAGCTAACAATATTGAAAATGTCTTAGCTTTACGTGGAGATTATCCAAGAGGATACGATCCGATGAAGGCTCCGCACTATTATAAATATGCTAGTGAATTAAATGATTTTATTAGTAAAAATTATCCTGATACTTTTTGTTTAAGTGGTGCATGTTATCCCGAGGTACACCAAGAAGCAGCGTCATTGGAAGAAGATTTAATCGCTTTAAAGAAAAAGGTTGATGCTGGAGCAGAATATTTAATTACACAAATTTTCTTTGATAACAACTATTATTATCGTTTGGTTAGAGAAGCTCGAATTAGAGGAATCAATGTTCCGATTATTGCAGGAATAATGCCTGCAACAAATTCAAAGTCGTTATTAAATATTGCTAAATTAAGTGGTTGTAATATTCCTTATAATTTATCAGCCTCAATTGAGCGTTTCAAAAGCAATCCTCAAGCAATGAAAGAAGTTGGGATGAACTATGCGACAAATCAAATTATTGATTTGATCACTAATGGAGTAGATGGAATTCATCTTTATACAATGAATAAACCGGAGACTGTACATGAAATTTTAAAACGAACTAGTAATATTTTAGCTGAGTTTAAAAATGATTAA
- the trhA gene encoding PAQR family membrane homeostasis protein TrhA: MRFFKKAMDPVSSETHFIGAVLSLATLVMMMIIAIIEGSDHLTIIGIIVFGLSSIALYSASCLYHYYNANEDNKIKLILRKLDHSMIYVLIAGTYTPICLSYLEYPHSIYFLAVIWAIACVGIIIKLFWMNAPRFISTIFYLLMGWALIFDLPAFSKVPLGCLGLIACGGISYTIGAIVYIVKKPNWFKTFGFHELFHIFVMIGSAFHFLAVIIYILL; the protein is encoded by the coding sequence ATGAGATTTTTTAAAAAAGCGATGGATCCAGTTAGTAGTGAAACGCATTTTATTGGTGCTGTTTTATCATTGGCAACACTAGTTATGATGATGATTATTGCTATTATTGAAGGGTCAGATCACTTAACTATAATTGGAATTATTGTTTTTGGACTATCGTCAATTGCCTTGTATAGTGCCAGTTGTCTTTATCACTATTATAACGCGAATGAAGATAATAAAATTAAGCTGATTTTACGAAAACTAGATCATTCGATGATTTATGTACTGATTGCTGGTACGTATACTCCTATTTGTTTGTCATATTTAGAGTATCCGCATAGTATTTATTTTTTGGCAGTAATATGGGCAATTGCTTGTGTTGGTATTATCATTAAATTATTTTGGATGAATGCACCGAGATTTATTTCTACTATTTTTTATTTATTAATGGGATGGGCACTGATTTTTGATTTACCCGCATTTAGTAAGGTTCCGCTTGGTTGCTTGGGATTAATTGCCTGTGGTGGCATTAGTTATACAATTGGGGCAATCGTCTATATTGTGAAGAAGCCAAATTGGTTTAAAACATTTGGTTTTCACGAATTGTTCCATATATTTGTAATGATTGGCTCTGCTTTTCATTTTTTGGCAGTCATCATTTATATTTTATTGTAA